GCTCGGCGACGCCTGGCGCCTGCCCGCCGGTGCCGGGTCGTCGGTGCCCGACCGCTTCGTCGCCTGGCTGCTGACCAACCCGCTGCGTGGTCTGGCCGTCGGCCTGGTCGCCGTCGCGGCCCTGACGGGGCTCGCCCTCGTGGTCGGGCCCCCGACCTCCTGACGCCGACCTCCTGAGAGACTGCCGGGCATGACCAGCCCGTCCCTGCGCCAGCGCGCCCTCGTGCTGGTCGGGCTGCTGCTGGTGGCCGGTGGGCTCGTGGCCGTCGTGGCGTCGTCGGTGCTGACGGCCGAGGCCGTCAGCCGGTGGCACCGGGCGCAGGAGCAGCCGGCCTGCCGGGGCCGCGCCACCGACGGGTGCCTCCGGGTCGAGCAGGGATCGCTCGACGCGGTCGCCGTCGAGGGCAACATCCCGCGCTACGTGTTCGTCGGGCGCGACATCGGCGCGTCCTTCGACGTCGCCAGCGGCACCGACGAGGCGAAGCTCGCGCTGCGCCGCCTCGCCCGCGGCCGCAAGCCGGTCCGGACCCTGTGGGTCGACCACGACCTGGTGGCCGTGCAGACCGGCGAGGGACGGGTGTTCACCGCCGAGGGGAGCTCCGGCCGGATGGTGACGATCGCGCTCCTCGTGCCCGGCTCGCTCGCGGTCGCCGGGACCGGCGTGCTCCTGGTGCGGCGCGGGAGGCGCGGCTCGCGGAACCGCGGCGGCGCCCCTGTCGTCGTACCCGCATGATCGATCGTCGCGACACCCTTCGCCTCGGCCTGCTCGCCCTCGCCCTCACGGGTGGTGTGGGCGGCCTCGCCGCCTGCTCCTCCGACGACGAGCCCGGCCTCCAGCCCGCGCCCGACGCCGACCCCGACGGGATCGAGCTCGTCTCATCGGACGTCAAGCGGGCCGCGGGCGACACCACCGCGCTGGCGCCGGTGGTCGACGGGCTGCGGCTGCTCGCCGGCGACCTCTACCGCGAGCTGGCCACCGAGCCGGGCAACCTCGTGCTGTCGCCGTACTCGGTCGCGGTCGCACTCGGCATGACCCTCGTCGGCGCGGCCGGTCGGACGGCCCGCGAGATGGGCGAGGTGCTGCACACGGGCGACCTGGGCGACCGCTGGCACAAGGGCCTCAACGCCGTCACGTCCGGGACCGGCGCGCTGGCGGGGGAGCGGAAGCGTGCCGACGGCTCGAAGGCGACGATCGAGCTGGCCACAGCCAACCAGCTCTTCGGGCAGCAGGGCGTCGGGTGGGAGGCGGACTTCCTCGACCTGCTGGCCAAGGAGTACGGCGCCGGCCTGCGCGCCGTCGACTACGAGACCGCGCCCGAGGACGCCCGCACGCTGATCAACGACTGGGTGGAGCAGCAGACCCACGACCGGATCGTCGACCTCGTGCCCGAGGGGCTCATCGACCCGTCGACGCGTCTCGTCCTGGTCAACGCGATCTACCTCAAGGCGCCGTGGGAGCAGCCCTTCGAGAAGACCCTCACCGCTGCCGGCGACTTCCACCGGCTCGACGGCTCGACCGTCGCCGCCGACCTGATGCGCCGTCCGGACATCAAGGGTGGGTGGGTGACCGGCGACGGCTTCCGCGCCGCCGTCCTGCCGTACGCCGGAGGCGGGCTGTCGATGAGCGTCGTGGTCCCCGACGACGGGCAGCTCGCCGCCGTCGAGGGCGCGCTGGCGAAGAGCGGCTACGGACCGGTCCTGGCGTCGAGCGCCGCCCCGGCCACCATCGACCTGACCCTGCCGCGCTGGTCCTTCCGCACCGCGGCGCCGTTGAAGGAGGCCCTCCGGACAATGGGCATGCCGACCGCCTTCGCCGACGGCGCCGACTTCAGCCCGATGACCGACGAGGACCTCGACCTGGTGATCGCCGACGTGGTCCACCAGGGCTTCATCGCGGTCGACGAGGAGGGCACCGAGGCGAGCGCGGCCACGGCGGTCGTCATGGCCGAGACCGCGGCGCCGGTCGCGGAGGTCCTGGTGGCGGACCGGCCCTTCCTCTTCCTCATCCACGACACCGAGCACGGCACGCCGCTCTTCGTCGGCCGGGTCACCGACCCGACCGCCGAGTAGTCGAGGAAGATCGCGACGGCCGGGCTGTCGGCGCCGCTCGCTACGCTGGGGGCACACCCCCGGTCCTCGCTCGACCGGGGGCGCTCGTGCTGTCCGTCCCTGCTGAAATGAGCCCGAAGTGCACCTCGCCGGCATCGCCGACGCCGTCCTCGCCGACCCCGCGCTGGCCGCCGCCCTGGCCCAGGCGCAGGGCGCCCAGCCCACGGGCGAGCTGACCGGCCCGGAGGCGCTGCGGCCCTTTCTCGCCGCCGGCCTCGCCCGGACCGCCGGCACGGTGCTGGTCGTGACCGCCACGACGCGGGAGGCCGAGCAGCTCGTCGCCGAGCTGGGCGACCTGCTCGACCCCGAGGGCGTCGCCTACTACCCGAGCTGGGAGACGCTGCCGCACGAGCGGCTCAGTCCCCGCAGCGACACCGTCGGCCGCCGGCTCGCCGTGCTGCGCCGGCTGTGCCACCCCGGCGCCCCCGGCAGCGGCGCCGCTCCCGTGAAGGTGCTCGTCGCCCCGGTCCGCTCCGTGCTGCAGCCGCAGGTCAAGGGACTGGGCGACCTCGTGCCGGTCGAGCTCGAGACGGGCGCCACCGCCGAGCTGGACGAGGTCGTCGCCGGTCTCGTCGGGGCGGCGTACTCCCGCGTCGACCTGGTCGAGAAGCGCGGCGAGTTCGCGGTCCGCGGCGGCATCGTCGACGTCTTCCCGCCGACCGAGGAGCACCCGCTGCGCGTGGAGTTCTTCGGCGACGAGGTCGACGAGATCCGCTCCTTCGCCGTCGCCGACCAGCGCACCATCGCCAAGGTCGAGCGCCTGTGGGCGCCGCCGTGCCGCGAGCTGCTGCTGACCGACGAGGTCCGTGCCCGCGCCGCCGAGCTCGGCCGCACCCACCCGCAGCTGCTCGAGATCACCGACAAGCTCGCCCAGGGCATCGCCGTCGAGGGCATGGAGGCGCTGATCCCGGCGCTCGTCGACGAGCTCGAGCTGCTCGTCGACCTGCTGCCCGCCGACACCCGCGTCCTGGTGCTCGACCCCGAGCGCGCCCGGGCCCGCGCCCACGACCTCGTCGCCACGAGCGAGGAGTTCCTCGCGGCCTCGTGGGCGACCGCCGCGAGCGGCGGGCAGGCGCCGATCGACCTGCAGGCGGCGTCGTACCACTCCCTCGGCGACGTGCGCAGCCACGCGCGCGAGCGCGGCCAGGCCTGGTGGACGTTCAGCCCGTTCGGCCTCGACGCGGACGATGCCGGTTCCGGCCATTCCGCCGCGCAGCCCGCGCCGTCGTACCGCGGCGACGTGGCGAAGGCTTTCGCCGACATCGCCCGCTGGCACGCGGAGGGCCACCAGGTCGTCGTCGTGCACGCCGGCCACGGCCCCGCGCAGCGCATGGTCGAGGCGCTGGGGGAGGTCGACGTCCCGGCCCGGCTCGTCGAAGAGGTGCCGTCGGGCGCGACCCTCGACCCGGCGGTCGTCACGATCACCTGCGGTGCGCTCGGCCACGGCGTCGTCGACGAGGCCCGCAAGCTGGTCGTGCTGACCGGCGAGGACGTCGTGGGAGCCAAGGCGAGCACCCGTGACAAGGGCGCGATGCCGGTGCGCCGCAAGCGCCAGATCGACCCGCTCGAGCTCAAGGCCGGCGACTACGTCGTGCACGAGCAGCACGGCGTCGGCCGGTTCGTGGAGATGAAGCAGCGCGAGGTCCAGGGCGCGGTGCGCGAGTACCTCGTCCTCGAGTACGGCCCGTCCAAGCGGGGCGGCCCGCCGGACCGGCTCTTCGTGCCGGCCGACACCCTCGACCAGGTCACCCGCTACGTCGGCGGCGAGCAGCCCAGCCTCGACCGGCTCGGCGGCGGTGACTGGACGAAGCGGAAGAACCGGGCGCGCAAGGCGGTCCGCGAGATCGCCGCCGAGCTGATCAAGCTGTACGCCGCCCGGCAGGCCACGCAGGGCCACGCGTTCGGTCCCGACACGCCCTGGCAGCGCGAGCTCGAGGACGCGTTCCCGTTCCACGAGACGCCCGACCAGCTGACCACGGTCGACGAGGTCAAGGGCGACATGGAGCGCACCGTGCCGATGGACCGCCTGGTCTGCGGCGACGTCGGCTACGGCAAGACCGAGATCGCGGTCCGGGCTGCCTTCAAGGCGGTCCAGGACGGCAAGCAGGTCGCCGTGCTGGTGCCGACGACGCTGCTGGTCAACCAGCACCTCGACACCTTCAGCGAGCGGATGAGCGGCTTCCCGGTCATCCTCAAGCCGCTGAGCCGGTTCCAGACCGACAAGGAGGCGGCCGAGACCATGGCCGGCCTCGCCGACGGCACGGTCGACATCGTGGTGGGCACCCACCGGCTCTTCAACGCCGACACGAAGTTCAAGGACCTCGGCCTGATCATCGTCGACGAGGAGCAGCGCTTCGGTGTCGAGCACAAGGAGGCGATGAAGCGGCTGCGCACGTCGGTCGACGTGCTGTCGATGAGTGCGACGCCGATCCCGCGGACCCTGGAGATGGCGATCACCGGCATCCGCGAGATGTCGACGATCACCACGCCGCCGGAGGAGCGGCACCCGGTGCTCACCTATGTCGGCGGCTACGAGGACCGGCAGGTCGTCGCCGCCGTACGCCGCGAGCTGCTGCGCGACGGCCAGGTCTTCTACATCCACAACCGGGTCAGCTCGATCGAGAAGGCCGCCGCGAAGATCCGCGAGCTGGTCCCGGAGGCGCGGGTCGCGACGGCCCACGGCCAGATGGGCGAGCACCAGCTCGAGCAGGTCATGCTCGACTTCTGGGAGAAGCGCTTCGACGTGCTGGTCTGCACGACGATCGTCGAGTCCGGCATCGACGTGTCCAACGCCAACACGATGATCATCGAGCGCTCCGACACCCTCGGCCTCTCGCAGCTGCACCAGCTGCGCGGCCGCGTCGGCCGGTCGCGGGAGCGGGCCTACGCCTACTTCCTCTACCCGACGGAGAAGCCGCTCACCGAGACCGCCCACGAGCGCCTCGCGACGCTGGCCCAGCACTCCGACCTCGGCGGCGGCATGGCGATCGCCATGAAGGACCTCGAGATCCGCGGTGCCGGCAACCTGCTCGGCGGCGAGCAGTCCGGCCACATCGCCGACGTCGGCTTCGACCTCTACGTCCGCCTCGTCGGCGAGGCCGTCCGCGACTTCCGCGACGACGGGGGTGCGCCCGAGCAGCTCGAGGAGGTCCGCATCGAGCTGCCCGTCGAGGCCCACCTCCCGCACGACTACATCCCCAGCGAGCGGCTCCGCCTCGAGATGTACAAGCGCCTGGCCGAGGTCCGCGCCGACGCCGACGTCGACGAGATCGTCGCCGAGCTCGAGGACCGGTACGGCGAGCCGCCGGAGCAGGTCACGGCCCTGCTCCTCGTCGCGCGCTTCCGGGCGCGGGTGCGGGCCGCGGGGGTCAAGGAGGTGACCACGGTCGGCAAGAACATCCGCTTCCACCCGGTCACGCTCCCCGAGTCGCGCACGATCCGGCTCAACCGGCTCTACCCGAAGTCGATCGTCAAGCACCAGCTCGAGTCGATCCTGGTGCCCCGCCCCGGCACCCCGGGGAAGACGGGAACGCCCATCGAGGGGGTCGCCCTGCTTGAATGGGCCCGACTCGTCATCGACTCGGTCATCGACCCCAAGGAGTAGTAGTGCGCCGTCGTACCTCCCTCGTCACCGCCCTCGCCGCGACCGCGCTGCTGGCGGCCGGCTGCGGCCTCACCGACGACGGCCCCCGGCCCGGTGCCGCCGCGGAGGTGGACGGCCAGACGCTGGAGCTGGACAAGGTCGACAGCGCGGTCGAGGACTACTGCGGGCTGCTGGCGGGCGAGGAGGGCGCGCCGTCGTACGCGAAGGCCGTCGTGCGCTCCCAGCTGGCCTGGAACTGGGCGCAGGCCGTCGCGGTCGACGAGCTCGCGCCGCGCTACGGCGTCGATGTCCCGTCGGGTGTCGAGAGCGCCGTCGTCGAGCGGAGCTGGGGGGTCAGCCGCGAGGACGACGAGTTCGAGTCCTTCGAGTGGCTCACCTGGATCGGGCAGCGCCTCGACCAGCCGCTGGCGGCCATCGGGACCCAGGCGCAGATCGATGCCGGGCAGACGCCGACGGCGGAGGGAGCCCAGGCTGCCGGCTACGAGGTCGTCGACGCCTGGCTCGAGGAGCACGGGGTCGAGCTCAACCCGGTCTTCGGTGAGCGCGACGCCAAGGAGGGCGCCTTCCTCGGCGACGACCTGTCCGTCGCCGTGAGCGGCGTGGCCAAGCAGGGCGACCAGCTCGGCAAGCCGGTCGCGAGCGAGGCCGAGGCCACCGAGCGCCTGTCCGCCCTGCCGGCCTCCGAGGTGTGCGGGGCGCCCGTCGAGGCGCCGGCGCAGCCGGTGGGCTGAGCCGTGGCGGCCCCCGCCCAGCCGGAGCCCGCGGTCGACGAGTTCGTCGCCGTGATGCGGCGGCTGCGCGCGGAGTGCCCGTGGAAGCGGGAGCAGACCCACCGGTCGCTCGTGCGCTACCTGCTGGAGGAGACCTACGAGGCGGTCGACGCCATCGACGCCGGTGAGGTGTCGGGGGACTGGTCCCACCTCGCGGAGGAGCTCGGCGACCTGTTGCTGCAGGTCGTCTTCCACGCCGTCGTGGCGGAGGAGCGGGGCGACTTCGACCTCGACGACGTCGCCCGCGGCATCACCGCCAAGATGGTGCGCCGCAACCCGCACGTCTTCGGTGACCTCGCCGACGACCCGGCCGCCGACGACCTCGACGCCGCCGCCGTCAACGACCTGTGGCAGCAGGTCAAGGCCCGCGAGAAGGCCGACCGCCCCGTCGACGACGGCATCCCGTCCGCCCTCCCCGCCCTCCTGTACGCCGACAAGGTGCTCGACCGCCTCGAGCGGGCCGGCACCCCGGCCGACCTGGTGGCCGACCCCGCCGATGCGGACGCCGCCGTCGGCGAGCGGCTCCTGGCCCTCGTCGCCGAGGCCCGCGCGGCCGGCGTGGATCCGGAGCAGGCGCTGCGCGACGCGGTGCGCGAGCGTCTCTGACGAATCCCGGCCGAGGGGGTTTCCGGACCCGGTGCCGAGGGCGAGACTGCCGGTGGCCGCGACCGCGGCCGATGACTCGGCATCCGGAGGCTCCCATGCGTCGTACCCGCAGGTCTTGGCCCGCCACCCTCGTGGCCGCCCTTCTCCTCTCCCTCCTCCCCGCGGGCCTGGTGGTCACCGCGACCGCACCCGCGCACGCGGACGAGTGCTACACGTGGGGCCGGACCCTGCGCGAGGGCACGTCCGGCAGCGACGTGACCCAGCTGCAGATCCGCGTCGCCGGCTGGGCCGGCTACGACCGTGGCTTCGCCGTCGACGGGCAGTACGGGCCGGCGACGACCACGGCGGTGCGGAACTTCCAGGCGGCGTACGGGCTCACGGCCGACGGCATCGCGGGCTCGCAGACGTTCAGCAGGATCTACGCCCTCCAGGACGCCGACTGCACGCCGGTCCACTTCGCGTGGAGCGAGGTCGACGACGTGTGCTTCGGCGGGTTCCCGACGCCGGTGTCGGGGACGACGGTCGCCCAGGTGAAGGCCAACCTGATCCAGGTGATGTGGCGGGCCGAGGCCCTGCGGCACCGGCTCGGCGACAACCCGCTGCGGGTCACGTCGGCCTACCGCAGCGCCGAGTGCAACCGGCGGGTCGGGGGCGCGACCAACAGCAACCACCTCTACGGCCGGGCGATCGACCTCGTGCCGGGCAGCTCGGCGACCACGATGTGCGGGATCGCGCTGGCCGCGCGCTACGTCGCCTTCCGTGAGCTGCTCGGCCCCGGCTACCCGGACCACAACGACCACATCCACCTCGGCATCCAGTCCACGAAGTTCTGGCGCGCGCCGAGCTGCGGGATCTGACCCCTTCCGCAGGAGGTCGGCCCACCACTACTTTCAGCGCAGGTCCGCGCATCGGGCGGGGACGACGCAACGGTGGGAGTGGCGATGGCAGGCAAGTTCGAGGTGTACGAGGACAAGGCCGGGAAGTTCCGTTTCCGGTTGAAGGCCTCCAACGGTCAGGTCGTCGCCGTCGGCGAGGACTACGAGACGAAGGCCGCCGCCATCGCGGGCACCGAGGCCGTGCAGCGGGCGGCCGACGGCGCGACGGTCGTCGACCTGACCGACTGAGAGGCGTGCGTCAGCGGGTCGGGGCGGCGATGCCCTCGATCCGCACGGTCCGGCCGGTGGTGGCCACGACGACCTTCACCGTGCCGGTCCACGCGCTGCTGAAGCTGGTCACCGGGATGACCCGCTTCGTCACGTTGCGAGTCGTTTTCAGCGAGATCGTCTTCAGCAGGCGGCTGCCGGCGTAGACCCGGACCGTCCCGTGCGTGGTGCCGCCGCTGGCGACCAGGGCGAGGCGCCGCGCGCCCCGGACCGGGTACGACGTCGAGGCGTTGCGTCGCGAGGTCGCGAGCACCTTGCCGCCGTACGCGCTGGGCGCCGAGAGCAGCGACCAGCCGGCCGAGCGGGAGAGCGAGCGCGCCGGGACCGGGACGGTCCAGGTGCGGGTCGCCGCCGTCGGGTCGGCGTTGCCGGCGGCGTCGGTCGCGGTCGCGCGGAAGACGTGGGTGCCCGGCGCCAGACCGGTCACCGTGTGCTTGCCCGCCGCGCAGGCGCGGCCCTTGCTGTCGAGGGTGCACGCGAACCGCGAGCCCGCCTCGGTGGAGCCGAGGGTGAACGCCGCCGAGGTCGAGGGGACGATCGCACCGTTGGCCGGACCTCCGCTGAGGGTGGTGTCCGGTGCGGTGGTGTCGCCGGAGGTGCCGGCCTTCGCGGCGAAGATCGGGACGTACGGCGTGACGTACTGCTTGTCGCCGCCGTGGCCGCCGACCGCGAAGGCGATCTGGAGGTGGTCGCCCGACTGCGAGGGCGGGCAGGGCGCCGTACCGTCGCGCCGGGAGAGGCAGGTGGGGGCCTGGGTGGCCGTGCCCTTGAACTCGCGGGTCGCGACGACCGGGAACTGGAACTCCAGGACCTGCCCGCGCTGCAGCACGAACGGCTCGTCGCCCGGCTTGGTCAGCACGATGCCTCCGTTGACGCCGTTGAAGATGTCGAGGGGCGCATCGGTCAGCTCGCCCGGCTCGCCGAGGGTGTTGACGCCCCACAGGACCGGCTCGTCGGGATAGCTGAAGCCCGCCGGCGGCAGGATCTCCGGGACCGTGGCGACCTTGCCGCTGCACGGCAGGCCGACGAGCGAGATGTAGCCGCGGAGGTAGAACTTCTCACCCACCTCCGGCACCTCGCCGTTGGTCGAGCGCCAGCCGGTGTTGGCGCTGACGCCGACGCTGGGGCTCTGGGTGACGCAGTTGATGATGGTGTCGGACGACGTGACGCCGTCCTGCCACTCGCCCGTGGCGGCGGAGGCGGAGCCGGCGAGGGTCGGCGCGACGGCGACCAGGCCGGTGGTGAGCAGTGCCGCGGAGAGGGCGGCGATCCTGCGGATGCGCATGGCTTTCCTTCCTATGGGGGATTCGGTGGCGAGTCAGCGGGTCGGGGCGGCGATGCCCTCGAGCCGGACGGTGCGTCCCGAGGTCGCGACGACGACGCGGACCTTGCCGGTCCAGGCGGCGCTGAAGGTCGTGACCGGGACCACCCGCTTGCTGACGGTCCGGCTGGTCCGCAACGAGATCGTCTTCAGCAGGCGGCTGCCGGCGTAGACCCGGACGGTGCCGTGGGTGGTGCCGCCGCCGACGACGAGGGCGAGCCTGCGCGCTCCCCGGACGGAGTACGACGCCGACGCGTTCCTCCTCGTCGTCGTGAGCGCCCGGCCGTCATACGCCGAGGGCAGGGCCGCGAGGCTCCAGCCGGTCGAGCGCACGAGGGAGCGGGCGGGCACCGGGACGGTCCACGTGCGCACGGCCGCCGTCGGGTCGGTGTTGCCGGCCGCGTCGGAGGCCTGGGCACGCAGCTCGTGGGTGCCCGGGACGAGTCCGGACAGGGAGAGCGCCCCGGGCCCGCAGGGTCGCGTGGTGCCGTCGACCGCGCAGGTGAGCTGGACGCCCGGCTCGCTGGCCCCGAGCGTGAACGCGGCCTTCGTCGACGGTGCGATCGAGCCGTGGGCGGGGCCGCCGGTGATCGTGGTGTCCGGCGCGGCCAGGTCGACGCTCCAGCGGCGGACCGCGGGGGAGGCGTCGGTGTTGCCGGCGGCGTCGGTGCCGGCGGCCGTCAGGACGTGGTCGCCCGGCGGCAGGTCGCGCAGCGCGAGCGCGCCGTGCCGGCAGGTGAGCGGAGCGCCGTCCAGGGTGCACGCGATGCTGACGGCCGAGCCCGGCGTGGTGAGGAAGAAGTCGGCGCCGGTGGCGTTGGTGCGCGAGCCCTCGGCGGGGCCGCCGTCGATGGTCGTGTCGGGGGCGGTCGTGTCGATGCTCCACGCCCAGCGTGCCGGAACCGGGTCGTACCAGGCGCCGTAGCGGGCGCCGACGGTGAACACGTGCGTGCCCTCGCCGAGGTTGTCGAAGCGGACGTTGCCCTCGTTGGTGCAGGCGACGTCGACGCCGTCGAGCGCGCAGTCGTAGGCATTGCCGGCGAGCGTCGAGAACCAGAACTGGGCGGTGCGGCTGTTCACGAGCTCGCGCGGCTTGCCGTAGAGGTTCGTGTCGACCGAGCGGAAGTCCACCCGGCGCACCTCGCTGAGGTTGCCGGAGGCGTCCTCCGCGCGGACCTCGATGTTGCGCGAGCCCTCGGGGAGGACGACGTCGGTGGGCGTCGTGCACGTGGCCCAGGGAGCGCTGTCGATGCGGCACTCGTTGCGGGTCGCGCCCTCGTGGCTCCAGGTGATCCGGAAGCCGCCCTGGCGGAGCGGCACCTGGGCGACCTGCAGGTTGCTGACGACCGGTGCCTTCGTGTCGCGGAAGACGGCGACCGGGAACTTTCCGCTCGTCCCGAACGCCGTCGACCCGACGCCGCACTCCTTGACGCCGCTGCGCTCGCGGAGCTGGTCGCAGCCCTGCCACTCCACGAAGTCCCAGTACGGCGGGGAGTAGGCGACCGAGGGACGCAGCCACACCCACGCCTCGAACGGCTCCTCGTTGCGGACCCGGTCGCAGGTCAGCACGACGCGGTGGTCGAGGTTCTGGCTCTGGTCGCAGGTCTCGGACCCGCCGTCCTCGAGGGATCCCTCGACGACCCGGACGAAACCGGAGCCTTGGATGCCGATGGTGACGTTGACCTGGCCGGCGTGCGCCGGCGCGGCGAAGGTGAGGGGGAAGAGGCCGAGGCCGGCGGCGAGGACGCCGCCGGTGATCCGGAGCAGGGCGCGGGGGCTCATGCGCGCTCCTCCACGAGGTCGGGCAGCGCCAGCCACGCCGCCCACGAGAGGTCGCGGCCGACATAGCGCGGCTGGGCGAGCGGCCACTCGGCGGCGATCCAGCGCGGCACGAATGCGTCGAGCGCGGCCTCGAGGTCGGAGCCGAGCAGCGCGTCGACGACCCACCACGAGATCTCGGCGTCGGCGCCGACCTTGGCCGGCGGGTCGACGTACAGGCAGCCGAGCAGGACGCTCTCGTCGGCGTCGAAGAGGCCGTAGAGGAAGGACTCGTGCGCCTCGATCTCGGCGGCGTGGTGGGCGAGGTCGTCGATGTCGGCCTCGCGGGACAGGTGCACCGGCGGCCACCCCCACGCCTGGCCGTAGATGCTCCACAGCCGGTCGCGCGAGCCGCGCACGGCGGGGAGGTCGAGGTCGACGTCGTCGGGACCCATCGGCCGGAGGTGGTGGCCGTCGGTCACCGCGACCCGGGTGGGGTGTGCCCAGCCGTCGGGGAGCCAGGGGGTGGGTTCGGTGGTCATGGCACGCAGCCTGTCCACCACCGCTTGCGGTGCCCTTGCCGTCGGCTTGGGGCGTCGCTTGTCAGGCGCCTGCGAGCGCTGCCATCTCCTCGACCGTCAGCGTCCGGCCCGAGGCCACGTCGTCGTCGTACGACGGCCCGCGGCTCGCCCGCGCGGTGGCGGAGGCCTGCTCGATCAGCGCCTCGTCGGGCCGGTAGTAGCCGTAGACGTTGCCGCCGGCACCGGCGCGCAGCTCCGCGGCCGCGCCGCGCAGGACCCCGACCCGGGCGAGGTCGCCCGCCCCGTCGAGCGACTCGACCACGGCGAGCGCCTCGAGCAGGTAGGCGAGGTTGGCGTGGTCGCCCGTCTCCTGGCTGAGGGCGACCCCCTCGGCGATCTGGGCGCGGGCGCGCTCGAAGTCGCCGCGGACGACGGACACCTGGATCGCGGTGAACAGCGCGATGTAGACGGCCAGCGGGTCGTGGCGGCGACGGCCGGCGGCGAGGGCGTCGTCGACGAGCGCAGCGGCCCGGGACGGGTCGCCCCGCAACAGCTCGACGGTGCCGAGCCACACGTGGGAGAGCGTCCAGAGCCACTCGCCGCCCAGGCCCGCCACCTCGGTGAGGCCGATGGTCTCGGTGAACACGGCGACGGCCGTGTCGAGGTCGTCCTCGGCGAGCGCGACCAGGCCGATGCCGCCGTAGGCGTAGGGCAGGCCCTCGGCGTCGCCGGTGCGGCGGGCGAGGTCGGAGGCGATCCGCCAGTGCTCGCGGGCGAAGTCGAGGTCGCCCTGGGCGAAGGCGAGCGCCGCCGCGACGGCGCCGGAGCGCACGCGCACCCGGTCGTCGGTCGCGTCGGCCAGCACGGCGGCCATCAGGCGGCGGCCCTCGCGCAGGGTGCCGCGCACCCACCAGAACAGCCACAGGTGCCAGCCCAGCCAGCCGCCCTCGTCGGGCTGGCCCGAGGCGAGCGACCACTCGATCGCGGCGACCATGTTGGCGTGCTCGCGCTCGATGCCGGTCAGGGTCTCGACCGTGCCCGGCCCGCGCAGTGACGGCTCGTAGTGGGCGGCCAGGCCGGTGAAGTGGCGCAGGTGGGCGTCGCGCGCGAGGCGCTCGTCGGCGGCGGGGAGGCGGGTGAGGGCGTACTGCGCGACCGGCTCCAGCAGCCGGAAGCGAGGGCCGCTGTCGCCGAGCGGCTCGGCGACGACCAGCGACTGCTCGACCAGCGCGTCGACGAGTGCGAGCGCGTCGCCGTCGAGGTCGGCCAGCACCGCTGCGGCGGCGTCGAGGTCGAAGCCGCCGACGAAGACCGCCAGCCGGGGGAAGGCGGCCTGCTCGGCGGGTGACAGCAGCTCGAAGCTCCAGTCGATGGCCGCCCGCATGGTGCGCTGGCGCGGCGGCAGGTCCCGCGCGCCCTCCGCCGCCATCACGTGGTCGAGGCGGGCCACGATGTCGGCGGGCCTGAGCAGGCGCACACGTGCCGCTGCGAGCTCGATGGCCAGCGGGATGCCGGCCAGCCGCTGGCAGAGCTGGACCACGGCCGGGTCGTCCGGCAGCGGCGCCGCGGTGGGGGCGACCGTCGAGGCACGCGTCACGAACAGGTGCGCGGCGGCCTGCTGGTCGAGCGGGCTCAGCGGGTAGAGGACCTCGCCGCGCACGCGCAGCGGGATCCGGCTGGTGACGAGGATCCGCAGTCCCGGACAGGCAGCGGCCAGGGTGGCGACCTCC
Above is a genomic segment from Nocardioides aromaticivorans containing:
- a CDS encoding serpin family protein; protein product: MIDRRDTLRLGLLALALTGGVGGLAACSSDDEPGLQPAPDADPDGIELVSSDVKRAAGDTTALAPVVDGLRLLAGDLYRELATEPGNLVLSPYSVAVALGMTLVGAAGRTAREMGEVLHTGDLGDRWHKGLNAVTSGTGALAGERKRADGSKATIELATANQLFGQQGVGWEADFLDLLAKEYGAGLRAVDYETAPEDARTLINDWVEQQTHDRIVDLVPEGLIDPSTRLVLVNAIYLKAPWEQPFEKTLTAAGDFHRLDGSTVAADLMRRPDIKGGWVTGDGFRAAVLPYAGGGLSMSVVVPDDGQLAAVEGALAKSGYGPVLASSAAPATIDLTLPRWSFRTAAPLKEALRTMGMPTAFADGADFSPMTDEDLDLVIADVVHQGFIAVDEEGTEASAATAVVMAETAAPVAEVLVADRPFLFLIHDTEHGTPLFVGRVTDPTAE
- the mfd gene encoding transcription-repair coupling factor encodes the protein MHLAGIADAVLADPALAAALAQAQGAQPTGELTGPEALRPFLAAGLARTAGTVLVVTATTREAEQLVAELGDLLDPEGVAYYPSWETLPHERLSPRSDTVGRRLAVLRRLCHPGAPGSGAAPVKVLVAPVRSVLQPQVKGLGDLVPVELETGATAELDEVVAGLVGAAYSRVDLVEKRGEFAVRGGIVDVFPPTEEHPLRVEFFGDEVDEIRSFAVADQRTIAKVERLWAPPCRELLLTDEVRARAAELGRTHPQLLEITDKLAQGIAVEGMEALIPALVDELELLVDLLPADTRVLVLDPERARARAHDLVATSEEFLAASWATAASGGQAPIDLQAASYHSLGDVRSHARERGQAWWTFSPFGLDADDAGSGHSAAQPAPSYRGDVAKAFADIARWHAEGHQVVVVHAGHGPAQRMVEALGEVDVPARLVEEVPSGATLDPAVVTITCGALGHGVVDEARKLVVLTGEDVVGAKASTRDKGAMPVRRKRQIDPLELKAGDYVVHEQHGVGRFVEMKQREVQGAVREYLVLEYGPSKRGGPPDRLFVPADTLDQVTRYVGGEQPSLDRLGGGDWTKRKNRARKAVREIAAELIKLYAARQATQGHAFGPDTPWQRELEDAFPFHETPDQLTTVDEVKGDMERTVPMDRLVCGDVGYGKTEIAVRAAFKAVQDGKQVAVLVPTTLLVNQHLDTFSERMSGFPVILKPLSRFQTDKEAAETMAGLADGTVDIVVGTHRLFNADTKFKDLGLIIVDEEQRFGVEHKEAMKRLRTSVDVLSMSATPIPRTLEMAITGIREMSTITTPPEERHPVLTYVGGYEDRQVVAAVRRELLRDGQVFYIHNRVSSIEKAAAKIRELVPEARVATAHGQMGEHQLEQVMLDFWEKRFDVLVCTTIVESGIDVSNANTMIIERSDTLGLSQLHQLRGRVGRSRERAYAYFLYPTEKPLTETAHERLATLAQHSDLGGGMAIAMKDLEIRGAGNLLGGEQSGHIADVGFDLYVRLVGEAVRDFRDDGGAPEQLEEVRIELPVEAHLPHDYIPSERLRLEMYKRLAEVRADADVDEIVAELEDRYGEPPEQVTALLLVARFRARVRAAGVKEVTTVGKNIRFHPVTLPESRTIRLNRLYPKSIVKHQLESILVPRPGTPGKTGTPIEGVALLEWARLVIDSVIDPKE
- a CDS encoding MazG nucleotide pyrophosphohydrolase domain-containing protein; translation: MAAPAQPEPAVDEFVAVMRRLRAECPWKREQTHRSLVRYLLEETYEAVDAIDAGEVSGDWSHLAEELGDLLLQVVFHAVVAEERGDFDLDDVARGITAKMVRRNPHVFGDLADDPAADDLDAAAVNDLWQQVKAREKADRPVDDGIPSALPALLYADKVLDRLERAGTPADLVADPADADAAVGERLLALVAEARAAGVDPEQALRDAVRERL
- a CDS encoding M15 family metallopeptidase codes for the protein MRRTRRSWPATLVAALLLSLLPAGLVVTATAPAHADECYTWGRTLREGTSGSDVTQLQIRVAGWAGYDRGFAVDGQYGPATTTAVRNFQAAYGLTADGIAGSQTFSRIYALQDADCTPVHFAWSEVDDVCFGGFPTPVSGTTVAQVKANLIQVMWRAEALRHRLGDNPLRVTSAYRSAECNRRVGGATNSNHLYGRAIDLVPGSSATTMCGIALAARYVAFRELLGPGYPDHNDHIHLGIQSTKFWRAPSCGI
- a CDS encoding YegP family protein, translated to MAGKFEVYEDKAGKFRFRLKASNGQVVAVGEDYETKAAAIAGTEAVQRAADGATVVDLTD